The DNA segment TACAGATGTCATAATTCCAGGAAAGTACCTCAGGACGAGGGACCTGCGCGAGCTTGCGGAGCACGTAATGGAGGGCCTGGACCCGTCGTTCCCGTCCAGGGTTCAGCCGGGAGATGTCATAGTGGCTGGCAAGAACTTCGGATGTGGCTCTTCCAGGGAGCAAGCCCCTCTCGCCCTGAAGCTCGCAGGAATATCCTGCATTGTTGCAAGATCTTTCGCCAGGATATTTTACAGGAACGCCATAAACATCGGTCTTCCACTCATGGAAGCTGACGTCAGGTGTGAGACGGGGGAGATCGTGGAGGTTGATCTTTCCAGTGGAAAGGTCACTATCAGTGGCAGGGAGTACACCGGCAGAAAGCTCCCGGACTTTCTGATGGAGATACTGAACGATGGTGGGCTTGTGGCCCACAGGAGAAAGCAGAGGGAGCGTGGTCTGATTTGATATTCCCTGAGGACTACAAGCAGATAGGCATCTCCAGAGAGCCCAGGCATGGCGATCCTGTGTACTTTGCCACAAGATACCTGATATCATATGAGGGGAGCAGCATATGCATTTACAGGATCGAGAGCGATGGCGAGGGGTTCATGAGAAGGGCATCTCACATCGAGATGATCTCCAGTGGCGACGAGATCGTGGAGTATCCGGAGATTGTGAACACAAGAAATCGGGCTCATCTCATAAGACTGGCGATGGATCTCTGCAGGGGCAGAGTCAATACAGTCATCTTCAGGGGTCCGGATGAGCATGTGACCTTCGTTCACGATCCTGATCCTGGAGCGATAATGGAAATAGAGATCCTTGATGTCCAGCCCCCTGAGCCGCCGTGGCTTGTTTACGTCATAGAGAGGCTCGAGGAGTGCGGCGTCATAGGTGATCTGACGATGGGCTTCAAACCCAGGATTCTAGATCTCAGGAGCTTCAAGGGGGAGGATGTCTACTTTCCGTGCAGGGCATCAGGGCTTGGAAGATCCCTCGATGCGGACAGGGTCACAGCTCCTGTGCCTGAGATAGTGGGATGCGAGATATCCAGAGAGATCTTCAGAGCGGTCTACGGGGAGAGAAAGCACAGGTTCACCAACATATGCCCTGTGAGCGGAGACCTTCTGGTACCAGCTGGCCCATTCATCACAAGATGCTGCAGATCCGAGAGGAAAGGGCTGATCAGAATGCATGGGCATCCTGGGGTCGTGGTCCACTGGGGTGACGGGCCGCATCAGATCGAGCAGGCTCTGAGGATGCTGGCCGAATCGATCAGGAGCGGGAGATGAAGCGAGTCGCTCTGGTGCCTGGAGACGGCATCGGTCCTGAGGTCATATCGAGCGCGGTTCGCGTCCTGAGGGAAGCCGGATTCGATGGGGAGTTCGTGGAATTCGATATAGGCTACGGCAGATGGAGTCGCGATGGAAAGGCCATAACAGATGATGATATTGAGGGGATGAAGGAGTGCGACTGCACACTCTTCGGTGCCATCACAACTCCGCCTGATCCCGATTACAGGAGCGTCCTGATAAGGATAAGAAAAGAGC comes from the Methanothrix sp. genome and includes:
- a CDS encoding 3-isopropylmalate dehydratase small subunit, whose product is MIRGRAWVFGDDVDTDVIIPGKYLRTRDLRELAEHVMEGLDPSFPSRVQPGDVIVAGKNFGCGSSREQAPLALKLAGISCIVARSFARIFYRNAINIGLPLMEADVRCETGEIVEVDLSSGKVTISGREYTGRKLPDFLMEILNDGGLVAHRRKQRERGLI